The genomic DNA GATGGCGACCGCACGCGGCACCTGCTGGGCGCGGGCGCCGGCTTCTTCCCGATGTTCAACCGCAACAAGAAGAGCATCGCGCTCGACCTGCGCCATCCTCAGGGGCTCGAAGCGGCGCTGCGCCTGTGCGCCACCGCCGACGTGGTGGCGCAGAACTTCAGGCCCGGCACCATGGACAAGTACGGCCTCGGCTACGCCGCGCTCGGCAAGCTCAACCCGCGGCTGGTGTACGTGAACCACACGGGCTTCCTGCCCGGCCCCTACGACCACCGCACCGCGCTCGACGAGGTGGTGCAGATGATGGGCGGCCTGGCCTACATGACGGGCCGTCCCGGCGACCCGCTGCGCGCGGGCACCAGCGTGAACGACATCATGGGCGGCATGTTCGGCGCCATCGGCGCCATGGCCGCGCTGATGCAGCGCGCGCAGACCGGCAAGGGCCAGGAAGTGCAGTCCGCGCTGTTCGAGAACAACGTGTTCCTGGTCGGCCAGCACATGCTGCAATACGCCATCACCGGCCAGGCCGCGGCGCCGATGCCCGAGCGCATCTCGGCCTGGGCGCTGTACGACGTGTTCACGGTGAAGGATGGCGAGCAGATCTTCCTTGCCGCGGTGAGCGACGCGCAATGGACCGTGTTCTGCGACGCGCTGGGCTTCGACGACCTGAAGGCCGACCCGGCCCTGCGCAGCAACAACGACAGGGTCCGCCTGCGGCCCACGCTGCTGGCGGACCTGCGCCAGCGCCTGGCCGACCGTTCGGCCGCCGAACTGTCGGCGATCTTCGAGGCGCGCGGCCTGCCGTTCGCGCCCATCGTGCGGCCCGAAGATCTCTACCAGGATCCGCACCTGAAGGCGACCGGCGGCCTCGCCGAGATCCGCCTGCCCGACGGCGAGCGCGCCGGCCAGACCGCGCAGACGACGCTGTTCCCGATCACGCTGGGTGGCGAGCGGCTGGGCGTGCGCCTCGATCCGCCGACGCTCGGCGAGCACACGCGCGAACTGCTGGCGGAGCTCGGCTACGCGGATGCGCAGATGGCCGCGATGCAGGCCGAATCGGCCGTCGCCTGAGCGCCTTTCCAAAACCACAAAGAGAGACAAGCCATGCACACGATCCTTCCTCCGATGACCCGCCGCGCCGTCCTGGGCTTTGGCGCCTGCGCCGCCGCAGTGGCGGCATGCCCCGCGTTCGCTCAGGGCTCCGACAAGCCCATCCGCTTCATCCTGCCGATCAGCGCCGGCTCGGGCGTGGATGCCATCGTGCGTGCGGCTTCGGTCGCGCTCGGCAAGGCCTTCGGCCAGCCGGTGGTGATCGAGAACCTGCCGGGCGCGGGCGGCATCACCGGCACCTCGGTGCTCGTCAAGGCCGCCCCCGACGGGCTCACGCTCGGCATGGTGTCGAACAACCACGTCATCAATCCGGCGGTGCACAAGAAGATGCCCTTCGACGCCATCAACGATGTGACGCCGATCAGCGTGGTGGGCGCGACGCCGCTGGTGCTGGTGGTCAATCCGAAGCTTCCGGCCAAGAACGTGAAGGAACTGGCGGCGCTGCTGCGCGCCAGGCCCGAGGGCTACAACTACGCCTCTTCGGGCAACGGCACCATCATTCATCTGGCCGGCGAAATGTTCATGGACGAGGCCGGCGTGAAGGCGCGGCACATTCCCTACAAGGGCACGGGCCCGATGGTCACCGACATGATCGCGGGCCAGGTCGAGATGGGCGTGGTGGCGCTGCCCGCGGTGCTGCCGCACCTCAAGAGCGGTGCGCTGCGCGCCATCGGCCTGTGCGGCCCCGCGCGCTCGCCGGCCGCGCCCGACATTCCCACCATCGCCGAGCAGGGCCTGCCCAACTACGCCGTGGAAGGCTGGTTCGCGGTGATCGGGCCGCCGAAGATGCAGGCCGCCGACGTCCAGCGCGTGCACGATGCGGTGGCCGCGGCCTTCACGAGCGCCGAGGTGCGCGACGCCATGGACAAGCAGGGCAACATCATCAAGCCCACCTCGCCCGAGCAGGCCGCGAGCTACTTCCGCAGCGAGGCGGCGCGCTATGCGGCGCTCGTGAAGAAGGCGAACGTGGTGCTCGAATAGCCTGCGCAGCCAGCCCGCGGCTCGAGAACAAGCACGGCCAAGGCCAGGAACACCGCGGAACCGGCTGGGCTCAATTCGTCAACTTGAGCCCGAGGATGCCCGCGACGATCAGGCCCACGCAGATCAGCCGCGCGGCGTTGGCGGGCTCCTGGAACAGCAAGATCCCCAGAATCACCGTGCCCACGGCGCCGATGCCGGTCCACACCGCATAGGCCGTGCCCACGGGCAGCGAGCGCATTGCCCAGCCCAGCAGCACCACGCTGAGCACCATCGAGATCGCAGTGCCGACGGAAGGCCAGAACCTCGTGAATCCTTCGGTGTACTTGAGCCCGATGGCCCAGCCCATTTCGAGCAGGCCCGCCACCAGCAAAACCACCCACGCCATGCGCGCTCCTTGAAAGGTTTCAGTTCTCCGGCCGCACGGCACGGTAGAGAGCGCGCACGAAATCCGACTGCGTGATCATGCCTGTGAGCCGCTTTTCATGGTCGATGATGGGGATATGGTGGTGGCCGCCCTCGGAGAACAGCGGCACCAGGTCGACCACCGGTCGGTCCGCGCTGGCCACGCGCACCTGGC from Variovorax sp. V93 includes the following:
- a CDS encoding CaiB/BaiF CoA transferase family protein, translated to MSTAAEEKRLPLTGIRVVEFTHMVMGPTCGMVLADLGAEVIKVEPIDGDRTRHLLGAGAGFFPMFNRNKKSIALDLRHPQGLEAALRLCATADVVAQNFRPGTMDKYGLGYAALGKLNPRLVYVNHTGFLPGPYDHRTALDEVVQMMGGLAYMTGRPGDPLRAGTSVNDIMGGMFGAIGAMAALMQRAQTGKGQEVQSALFENNVFLVGQHMLQYAITGQAAAPMPERISAWALYDVFTVKDGEQIFLAAVSDAQWTVFCDALGFDDLKADPALRSNNDRVRLRPTLLADLRQRLADRSAAELSAIFEARGLPFAPIVRPEDLYQDPHLKATGGLAEIRLPDGERAGQTAQTTLFPITLGGERLGVRLDPPTLGEHTRELLAELGYADAQMAAMQAESAVA
- a CDS encoding tripartite tricarboxylate transporter substrate binding protein translates to MTRRAVLGFGACAAAVAACPAFAQGSDKPIRFILPISAGSGVDAIVRAASVALGKAFGQPVVIENLPGAGGITGTSVLVKAAPDGLTLGMVSNNHVINPAVHKKMPFDAINDVTPISVVGATPLVLVVNPKLPAKNVKELAALLRARPEGYNYASSGNGTIIHLAGEMFMDEAGVKARHIPYKGTGPMVTDMIAGQVEMGVVALPAVLPHLKSGALRAIGLCGPARSPAAPDIPTIAEQGLPNYAVEGWFAVIGPPKMQAADVQRVHDAVAAAFTSAEVRDAMDKQGNIIKPTSPEQAASYFRSEAARYAALVKKANVVLE
- the sugE gene encoding quaternary ammonium compound efflux SMR transporter SugE — its product is MAWVVLLVAGLLEMGWAIGLKYTEGFTRFWPSVGTAISMVLSVVLLGWAMRSLPVGTAYAVWTGIGAVGTVILGILLFQEPANAARLICVGLIVAGILGLKLTN